The genomic window CAACTCGTCGCCGAGCTCGACTCTGCGGTGGTCGGCACCCTCGTCGCGCGGCTACCCGTGGACGGGCCCCAGGAGCTGCGGGTGCTCTACGTCGCGACCGCCGCGCGCGGACGCGGAGCGGGCGGAGCGCTCATGGAGGCGCTCCTGGCGAGGGTCGACCCGGTGCGGCCGGTCAGCCTGGGCGTCGCGGCCTTCAACGACGGCGCGCAGCGCTTCTACCAGCGGCACGGCTTCGTGGCGGTCCCCGGCTCCGAGACGGTGTGGAACGACGTCCTGCCGGAGATCACCATGACCCGTCCGGCCACCGGTGCCTGAGGAGGGCCCGCCCATGAGCAGCTCCGAGCCCCGACCGCC from Actinomyces radicidentis includes these protein-coding regions:
- a CDS encoding GNAT family N-acetyltransferase → MTTGERITVRPTRPEDAGAARRASYEGWRDTYVRPDGLSPEQLEAFWWPRLSEQGVRAFAQEIAELQDRTDIVQLVAELDSAVVGTLVARLPVDGPQELRVLYVATAARGRGAGGALMEALLARVDPVRPVSLGVAAFNDGAQRFYQRHGFVAVPGSETVWNDVLPEITMTRPATGA